A single window of Neurospora crassa OR74A linkage group VII, whole genome shotgun sequence DNA harbors:
- a CDS encoding protein-tyrosine phosphatase 2: MDHFPRLRPHRRKRDITAPSLITTPTTTKSESTSEKTESPSAELTTPTATPSLRSVHKLRPFRVFSRSSKRARESSPASHKQTPTVAAVMASNGTADHPASPAESKTSSGQQLKKDGRPKMPSFLELSESEIENKFQEIIWLERKRILEATQNPSRDFRWARVMGPHLRQLDRYGNIQPWHNNRIKLQVPEGKIDYINASPIVLPPTVLTTADGETSNTQEPDRYIAMQGPKQCTTDHVWRMAVEQLESPGVIVMLTETHEGDFEKCYQYFPRTTEDPPLEINEGDEFGDGFRATVRCAGIEDTPAGDAIELRKMVIHVHKSAGRKSVDGKSNGSQSKRQTPEPENATTEEPKITSPLTQMAKETEENLTISEPEETVGRNSEEEEVEERIVWHFLYKKWPDFGVPDLADLDSFFTLMSLSREKNAGPHNPRIVHCSAGVGRSGTFIALEHLMRELDAGVLENWDERTAGVGESLSSPVRTSQEEVMSPIGSTKGLEDNDLIFQVVNQLREQRKTMVQAESQYLFIYQVMRKLWLDKYGGDGDDSSSGERAAKRLEVDPGDPFYVNGYSEK, translated from the exons ATGGACCACTTTCCGCGACTACGCCCGCATCGGCGCAAACGAGACATCACCGCTCCCAGTTTGATCACCACACCTACTACCACCAAGTCAGAAAGTACTTCTGAGAAAACCGAGTCTCCTTCGGCTGAACTAACAACCCCCACCGCCACTCCTTCGCTACGCTCAGTCCATAAGCTCCGTCCCTTTCGAGTATTTTCACGTTCGTCCAAGAGGGCCCGCGAGTCCTCTCCCGCTTCGCACAAACAGACACCGACTGTCGCCGCCGTTATGGCTTCCAACGGTACCGCAGACCACCCTGCTTCGCCAGCCGAGAGCAAGACGTCGTCAGGGCAACAGCTCAAGAAAGATGGCCGACCCAAGATGCCCTCTTTCCTGGAATTAAGCGAGTCTG AAATTGAAAACAAGTTTCAAGAAATCATCTGGCTCGAGCGCAAGCGCATCCTAGAAGCGACACAGAACCCCTCACGAGATTTCCGCTGGGCCCGCGTAATGGGACCGCACCTTCGGCAGCTCGACAGATACGGCAACATACAACCCTGGCACAACAACCGAATCAAACTTCAGGTGCCTGAGGGCAAGATCGACTACATCAATGCCTCGCCTATTGTCCTACCCCCGACGGTCCTCACCACGGCCGATGGGGAAACAAGCAATACACAAGAACCGGATCGCTACATCGCCATGCAGGGCCCCAAACAGTGTACAACCGACCATGTATGGCGCATGGCCGTTGAGCAGCTCGAGAGCCCCGGCGTAATCGTCATGTTGACCGAGACTCACGAGGGCGACTTTGAGAAATGTTACCAGTACTTTCCCCGGACGACGGAGGATCCCCCACTGGAGATCAACGAGGGGGACGAGTTCGGCGATGGCTTCCGCGCCACAGTTCGGTGCGCAGGGATCGAGGATACTCCGGCCGGTGATGCGATCGAGCTTCGCAAGATGGTGATCCATGTGCACAAGTCGGCTGGAAGGAAGAGTGTGGACGGCAAGAGCAATGGGTCGCAGAGCAAAAGGCAAACCCCAGAGCCGGAAAACGCAACCACCGAGGAACCCAAGATCACGTCGCCTCTGACCCAGATGGCAAAAGAGACGGAAGAGAACCTCACGATCAGTGAACCAGAAGAGACGGTAGGCCGGAActctgaagaggaagaagtcgaAGAGCGCATTGTGTGGCACTTCCTCTACAAGAAGTGGCCCGACTTTGGCGTCCCGGACCTCGCCGATCTCGACAGTTTCTTTACACTCATGAGTCTATCTCGAGAGAAGAACGCGGGCCCCCACAACCCTCGCATCGTCCACTGCAGCGCGGGCGTTGGCCGCAGCGGTACCTTCATAGCGCTGGAGCATCTCATGCGGGAGCTGGACGCGGGAGTGTTGGAGAACTGGGATGAGCGTACCGCTGGCGTTGGCGAGTCCTTGTCTTCGCCTGTTAGGACGTCGCAGGAGGAAGTCATGTCGCCCATAGGCAGCACAAAGGGCTTGGAAGATAACGACTTAATTTTCCAGGTGGTCAACCAGCTCAGGGAGCAGCGAAAGACCATGGTGCAGGCCGAGAGCCAGTATCTGTTTATCTACCAGGTGATGCGCAAGCTGTGGCTGGATAAGTAtggaggtgatggtgatgactCGAGCTCGGGAGAGAGGGCGGCCAAGAGGCTGGAGGTTGATCCTGGCGATCCCTTCTATGTGAATGGGTACTCGGAGAAGTAG
- a CDS encoding exosome complex exonuclease Rrp6, with protein MDGSLDFKSLRESLQAALVATTRTANSIASEDLQFQRTVNPTVGGQLDNSSGRLLSLANGLLKSTANLTGQKVGALEDADDVDIQWRNIVDVIDSLLEKADTCLDEYTGLIKRKDAPTPADQGRAQKRVKSSNDRLDWSLKRANILKPQNNFEKKVDNFATGPWKPLLSSKPHAKVSLEDSLTTFVDDDNNTQYKHPYETEIKTTPYPEHVYKKREPKEYLPIDSTSAIWVDTYEGVLEMLEELKQAKEIALDLEHHDFRSYTGLLSLMQISTREKDWVIDTLQPWRHKLEVLNEVFANPNIVKVLHGAFMDVIWLQRDLGLYVVGLFDTYHACAVLGYPGRSLGYLLSKFAEFEADKKYQLADWRIRPLPEEMFYYARSDTHYLLYIFDMIINELVERSTPGKPKPDLLEQVLERSKDVALQRYENLSYNVETGQGPRGWYNVLLKSPTLYNGEQFAVYKAVHQWRDNLARREDESPFFFMTQQVLADIARILPTDKKALWSILDSNAKGLKSHLDDLFDVIQKAREEGVNGPKMMDIFKSESSILAPAKIAAVIADDSDIPDVKELKADRSQFWGGVTLSSVWDGTAAKTAKLDDVLEITLPYPADFMDGSTAEMEVDQPEEAVPEPQPAPEEVIVNQEFTLRNGGKRKREEESEEEEEASDAEMEDSAPQTETDVQTGGEAEGDDSDEEEEEEEEEASDKSSKKSKKAARKAAKEKKKQAKEALKAQRRAEKAAKKEAKKKAQEEAAAAAKQAEGEEKEDQPFDYSQAASVLRARKTQEDVKKANKRFNPYENKSQGGPKGARAHYTAKAAGRTATFKK; from the exons ATGGACGGCTCACTGGACTTCAAGAGCTTGAGGGAATCGCTCCAAGCCGCCCTGGTCGCTACGACCCGAACCGCCAACTCAATCGCCAGCGAGGATCTTCAGTTCCAGCGCACCGTCAACCCGACTGTCGGTGGTCAACTCGACAACAGCTCCGGCCGCCTTCTGTCCCTGGCCAACGGGCTCCTCAAGTCGACCGCGAATCTTACCGGCCAGAAGGTTGGCGCTCTTGAAGATGCCGACGACGTGGACATCCAATGGCGGAACATTGTCGACGTGATCGACTCGTTGCTCGAGAAAGCCGACACCTGCCTCGACGAGTACACCGGATTGATCAAGCGGAAGGATGCGCCTACCCCCGCCGACCAGGGCCGCGCCCAAAAACGCGTCAAGTCGTCTAACGATCGTCTTGACTGGTCCTTGAAGAGAGCCAACATTCTCAAACCACAGAATAACTTCGAGAAGAAGGTCGATAACTTCGCTACCGGTCCTTGGAAGCCTCTGTTGTCGTCCAAGCCTCATGCCAAGGTGTCACTGGAAGACAGCCTGACCACCTTTGTCGATGATGACAACAACACACA ATACAAACACCCCTACGAAACCGAGATCAAGACGACACCGTACCCTGAGCATGTGTACAAGAAGCGCGAACCCAAGGAGTACCTTCCTATCGATTCGACATCCGCCATCTGGGTTGATACTTATGAGGGCGTCTTGGAGATGTTGGAGGAGCTCAAGCAGGCCAAGGAAATTGCGCTTGATCTGGAGCACCACGATTTTAGGTCTTACACCGGACTGTTGTCTCTCATGCAGATCAGTACCAGAGAGAAGGATTGGGTCATTGATACTCTTCAACCTTGGAGGCACAAGCTTGAGGTTCTGAATGAGGTTTTTGCGAACCCCAACATTGTCAAG GTTCTTCACGGTGCTTTCATGGATGTCATCTGGCTGCAGAGAGATCTTGGTCTCTACGTTGTAGGTCTCTTCGACACATATCATGCTTGCGCCGTTCTCGGGTACCCTGGAAGGAGCTTGGGTTATTTGCTTAGCAAGTTTGCCGAGTTCGAAGCCGACAAAAAGTATCAGCTTGCGGACTGGCGCATCAGACCTCTCCCCGAGGAGATGTTTTACTATGCGCGGTCGGATACCCACTACCTGCTCTACATCTTCGACATGATCATCAACGAGCTCGTGGAGCGCTCAACACCCGGAAAGCCGAAGCCTGACCTTCTCGAGCAGGTCCTCGAGAGGTCCAAGGATGTCGCCCTGCAACGATACGAGAACCTTAGCTACAACGTCGAAACCGGCCAGGGACCCCGCGGGTGGTATAATGTGCTGTTGAAGTCCCCAACGCTCTACAACGGCGAGCAGTTTGCCGTCTACAAGGCCGTACATCAATGGCGTGACAACTTGGCTCGTCGTGAGGACGAGagtcccttcttctttatgaCACAGCAGGTTCTGGCCGACATTGCCCGGATACTCCCGACCGACAAGAAGGCTCTGTGGAGTATTCTGGATAGCAACGCCAAGGGCCTCAAGTCTCATTTGGATGATCTATTCGACGTCATTCAAAAGGCTAGGGAGGAAGGTGTGAACGGTCCCAAGATGATGGATATCTTCAAGAGCGAGTCATCTATCCTCGCCCCCGCCAAGATTGCTGCGGTCATCGCCGACGATAGCGACATTCCGGACGTCAAGGAGCTCAAAGCTGACCGGTCACAATTTTGGGGCGGCGTCACTCTGAGCTCAGTCTGGGACGGCACGGCTGCGAAGACTGCCAAGCTTGACGACGTGTTGGAAATCACCCTTCCGTATCCGGCCGACTTCATGGACGGATCTACGGCTGAGATGGAGGTGGATCAACCAGAAGAGGCGGTGCCAGAGCCCCAGCCGGCGCCGGAAGAGGTGATAGTCAACCAGGAATTCACTCTTAGGAACGGAGGCAAGCGCAAGCGCGAGGAAGAGtctgaggaagaagaggaggcctCAGATGCCGAAATGGAGGATTCCGCGCCTCAGACCGAAACCGACGTGCAAACCGGTGGTGAAGCCGAAGGTGACGActccgacgaggaagaagaggaggaggaggaagaggcaagCGACAAGTCATCCAAGAAATCCAAAAAGGCAGCCAGGAAAgcggccaaggagaagaagaagcaggccAAGGAAGCTCTCAAGGCCCAGCGAAGGGCAGAGAAGgccgccaagaaggaagcaaagaagaaggcgcaggaagaagctgctgctgccgctaaGCAGgcggagggcgaggagaaggaagatcaGCCGTTTGATTACTCTCAGGCTGCGTCGGTGTTGCGTGCTCGCAAGACTCAGGAGGACGTCAAGAAGGCGAATAAGAGGTTTAACCCGTATGAAAACAAGTCTCAGGGAGGACCCAAGGGCGCAAGAGCGCATTACACGGCCAAGGCGGCTGGCAGGACGGCTACCTTTAAGAAGTGA